The Triticum aestivum cultivar Chinese Spring chromosome 3A, IWGSC CS RefSeq v2.1, whole genome shotgun sequence genome includes a region encoding these proteins:
- the LOC123060605 gene encoding serine/threonine-protein phosphatase 5, with protein MGDSSNSNVQKAEELKLRANDAFKANKFSQAVELYDQAIDLNGSNAVYWANRAFAHTKLEEYGSAVQDATKAIEIDPKYSKGYYRRGAAYLAMGKFKEALKDFQQVKRICPNDPDATRKLKECEKAVQKIRFEEAISVGDTERRSIADSLDYHIIEVEPQYTGARIDGDTITLDFVKQMLEDFKTQKCIHKRYALQIVLQARDLLRAVPSLVDVNVPNGCHFTVCGDVHGQYFDLLNIFELNGLPSEDNPYLFNGDFVDRGSFSLEVILTLFAFKCLYPTGMYLARGNHESKSMNKIYGFEGEVKSKLSDTFVELFAEVFCCLPLAHVINKKVFVVHGGLFSVDGVKLSDIKAIDRFCEPPEEGLMCEILWSDPQPQPGRGPSKRGVGLSFGGDVTKRFLEDNNLDLVVRSHEVKDEGYETMHDGKLITVFSAPNYCDQMGNKGAFIRFSAPDLKPDIVSFSAVSHPDVKPMAYANNFLRMFQ; from the exons ATGGGTGATAGTTCAAATTCAAATGTGCAGAAGGCTGAGGAACTCAAACTTAGGGCAAACGATGCCTTCAAGG CAAACAAGTTTTCTCAGGCTGTAGAGCTTTATGACCAGGCTATTGATCTGAATGGATCAAATGCGGTTTATTGGGCAAATCGTGCATTTGCACACACAAAGCTTGAGGAATATGGAAGTGCTGTCCAGGATGCTACAAAGGCTATTGAGATTGATCCTAAATATTCGAAA GGTTATTatagacgaggtgcagcatatcTTGCTATGGGAAAATTCAAGGAAGCCCTGAAAGATTTTCAACAG GTGAAAAGAATCTGTCCTAATGATCCAGATGCTACAAGAAAGTTGAAAGAGTGTGAGAAAGCTGTCCAAAAAATTCGTTTCGAAGAAGCAATTTCTGTAGGGGATACAGAAAGGCGCTCTATAGCAGATTCTCTTGATTATCATATAATAG AAGTTGAACCACAATATACTGGAGCAAGAATTGATGGGGATACAATAACATTAGATTTCGTCAAGCAGATGCTGGAGGATTTCAAGACACAAAAATGTATACATAAAAG GTATGCACTACAGATTGTGTTACAAGCACGGGACTTGCTGCGAGCAGTGCCTTCCCTTGTCGATGTGAATGTTCCGAATGGTTGTCACTTTACGGTCTGCGGTGATGTTCACGGCCAG TACTTTGATCTGCTAAATATATTTGAGCTCAATGGGCTTCCCTCTGAAGACAACCCTTACCTCTTCAATGGAGACTTTGTGGACAGAGGATCGTTTTCACTTGAAGTCATACTTACTCTCTTTGCATTCAAGTGTCTCTATCCAACTG GTATGTATCTAGCAAGAGGAAACCATGAAAGCAAGAGCATGAACAAAATATACGGTTTTGAGGGAGAAGTGAAGTCCAAGTTGAGTGATACGTTTGTCGAGCTGTTTGCTGAAGTATTTTGTTGCTTACCTCTGGCTCATGTAATCAACAAGAAGGTCTTTGTAGTTCATGGGGGTCTGTTTAGTGTTGATGGAGTAAAGTTATCGGACATTAAGGCCATTGATCGTTTCTGTGAGCCTCCTGAAGAAG GTTTGATGTGTGAAATTCTATGGAGTGACCCTCAGCCTCAGCCTGGGAGAGGTCCAAGCAAACGAGGTGTAGGGCTTTCCTTTGGTGGAGATGTGACAAAGAGGTTTTTAGAAGATAACAACCTTG ACCTTGTTGTCCGATCCCACGAAGTTAAGGATGAAGGGTATGAAACCATGCATGACGGAAAGCTTATTACTGTCTTCTCAGCTCCTAACTATTGCGACCAG ATGGGCAACAAAGGTGCATTTATTCGGTTCAGTGCTCCAGATTTAAAGCCAGATATTGTTAGTTTCTCAGCAGTG TCACACCCTGATGTCAAGCCGATGGCCTACGCAAACAATTTCCTCCGGATGTTCCAATAG
- the LOC123060606 gene encoding aquaporin NIP1-2-like gives MEEGQDVKEATSKNSEDWGSTNNNSRCDGGDMISVQFMQKILAEILGTYFMILAGCGSVVVNQSTGGAVTFPGICVVWGLVVMVMVYSVGHVSGAHFNPAVTIAFATCRRFPWKQVPSYVLAQVLGSTLASLTLRLTFGGAHGHFLGTTPSGSSTQAVALEFIISFYLMFVVSGVATDDRAVGELAGLAVGATVVLNVLFAGPITGASMNPARSLGPAIVACQFGSVWVYIVGPVCGTVAGAWTYNLIRLPGKAVRND, from the exons ATGGAAGAAGGGCAAGACGTAAAGGAGGCCACGTCTAAGAACTCAGAGGATTGGGGCAGCACTAATAACAACAGCAGATGCGACGGCGGTGACATGATCTCCGTCCAATTCATGCAGAAG ATCCTTGCAGAAATTTTGGGAACCTACTTCATGATCTTGGCGGGGTGCGGCTCCGTGGTGGTGAACCAGAGCACGGGCGGCGCGGTGACGTTCCCGGGGATCTGCGTCGTGTGGGGGCTCGTCGTCATGGTCATGGTCTACTCCGTCGGCCACGTCTCCGGCGCGCACTTCAACCCCGCCGTCACCATCGCCTTCGCCACCTGCCGGCGCTTCCCGTGGAAGCAG GTGCCGTCCTATGTGCTGGCTCAGGTGCTGGGATCCACGCTGGCGAGCCTGACGCTGCGGCTGACGTTCGGCGGCGCACACGGGCACTTCCTCGGGACGACGCCGTCCGGTTCGAGCACGCAGGCGGTGGCGCTCGAGTTCATCATCTCCTTCTACCTCATGTTCGTCGTCTCAGGCGTGGCCACGGACGACAGAGCG GTTGGTGAACTGGCTGGTCTCGCAGTCGGTGCCACCGTCGTGCTGAACGTGCTCTTTGCCGG GCCGATTACGGGGGCGTCAATGAACCCTGCGAGGAGCCTAGGGCCGGCGATCGTCGCCTGCCAGTTCGGCAGCGTGTGGGTGTACATCGTCGGCCCGGTGTGCGGGACGGTGGCGGGAGCCTGGACCTACAACCTCATCCGGCTCCCTGGAAAGGCAGTTAGAAATGATTAG